One Streptomyces sp. NBC_00554 DNA segment encodes these proteins:
- a CDS encoding WhiB family transcriptional regulator: MRAYGDRFRASAAGKRPAESAEAVVPGTGGSWQRTAARHAEADCGAPDWGLSATCRNEDPELWFSDRTRATAIAICNSCLVLQECRVAVLHREAGLPASDRAGIAAGLTGAQRHELDKRRTRRAEVPSAPPARVAPPREEIAPCGTRAAYQRHVRKGEPPDDACRAANARGASIYRRTGSTLRSAGRPPPGEQHGRSSSWRWAPIRPRPTEPPVDSGCGTRTPPQ, translated from the coding sequence GTGAGGGCCTACGGCGACAGATTCCGGGCGTCGGCGGCCGGAAAGCGTCCCGCGGAGTCCGCCGAGGCCGTCGTCCCTGGCACCGGCGGGTCGTGGCAACGGACGGCTGCGCGTCACGCGGAAGCGGACTGCGGCGCACCGGACTGGGGGCTGAGTGCCACGTGCCGGAACGAGGATCCCGAGCTGTGGTTCTCCGACAGGACGCGGGCGACCGCCATCGCCATCTGCAACTCCTGCCTGGTTCTTCAGGAGTGCCGTGTGGCCGTGCTGCACCGTGAGGCCGGACTCCCCGCGTCCGACCGCGCGGGCATCGCCGCGGGCCTCACCGGCGCCCAGCGCCACGAGCTGGACAAGCGGCGCACTCGACGGGCCGAGGTGCCGTCGGCTCCACCCGCCCGGGTGGCTCCCCCGCGCGAGGAAATCGCGCCGTGCGGAACCCGTGCGGCCTACCAGCGGCACGTACGCAAGGGGGAGCCGCCCGACGACGCCTGTCGGGCCGCCAACGCCCGTGGCGCCAGCATTTACCGGCGTACCGGGTCGACGTTGCGCTCCGCCGGCCGGCCGCCGCCCGGCGAACAGCACGGCCGGTCCAGCTCGTGGCGCTGGGCGCCGATCCGACCCCGGCCCACCGAACCGCCCGTAGACAGTGGGTGCGGAACGCGGACCCCGCCCCAGTGA